The Pseudoalteromonas spongiae UST010723-006 genome window below encodes:
- a CDS encoding helix-turn-helix domain-containing protein: MILSEKIITLRKQLGWSQEELAEKMGVSRQSVSKWESTNSIPDLNKIIKLAELFNVSTDFLLKDEIETAEHLEERDNDLTQISLEQAIDYVNTKKAQAILTAKGVAFFVCSAVPLFFLLALANNNSIGLNKNTAVVFGIISIFILIAAGVRLVIQTNQYERAIAPIEKGKFELMYGVHSAFSEKIDAFTPKYNGKVSLAVTLFITSSIPLLLVIMLIGRTDLTLLMLAALLFIVTLGLWVIIPASSEYEAYKHVLNEGDKNRELTQSERNALKLAPFYWPLVVAIFLAWSLWTMNWGVTWIIWPVAAVLFAALVGLMGLMSKDLD; this comes from the coding sequence ATGATCTTATCCGAGAAAATAATTACATTAAGAAAGCAACTGGGCTGGTCACAAGAAGAATTAGCCGAAAAAATGGGCGTATCGCGCCAATCGGTTTCAAAATGGGAGAGCACCAACAGCATTCCTGATTTAAATAAAATTATCAAATTGGCCGAACTGTTTAATGTCTCAACCGACTTTTTGTTAAAAGACGAAATCGAAACGGCTGAACACTTAGAAGAGCGCGACAATGACTTAACACAAATTAGCCTAGAGCAAGCTATCGACTACGTAAACACCAAAAAAGCCCAAGCCATTCTCACGGCAAAAGGCGTCGCATTTTTTGTATGCTCGGCTGTGCCGTTGTTTTTTCTGTTGGCATTAGCCAATAACAACAGCATTGGGTTAAATAAAAATACCGCAGTGGTGTTTGGCATAATTTCAATTTTTATTCTAATTGCAGCAGGTGTGCGTTTGGTGATCCAAACCAATCAATATGAGCGTGCAATTGCTCCCATTGAAAAAGGTAAATTTGAATTGATGTATGGTGTGCATAGTGCCTTTAGTGAGAAAATCGACGCATTCACACCTAAGTACAACGGCAAAGTATCGCTCGCTGTGACCTTATTTATTACCAGTAGCATTCCATTATTGTTAGTTATTATGCTGATTGGTCGCACCGATTTAACCTTGCTGATGCTCGCCGCGTTATTGTTTATCGTAACCTTAGGTTTGTGGGTGATTATTCCCGCATCAAGTGAATATGAAGCCTATAAACATGTATTAAACGAAGGGGATAAAAACCGCGAACTCACCCAAAGTGAACGCAACGCACTAAAACTGGCACCGTTTTATTGGCCTTTAGTGGTCGCTATTTTCCTCGCATGGAGCTTATGGACAATGAACTGGGGCGTTACTTGGATTATTTGGCCTGTGGCAGCCGTACTATTTGCCGCGCTAGTGGGCTTGATGGGTTTAATGAGCAAAGACTTGGATTAG
- a CDS encoding TonB-dependent receptor plug domain-containing protein, whose translation MYTQKSRLALALMLSPSLLVAGEGHHDEHHHEHGEKTIEKIQVTASRLGRIVTESATRIELINGEEIQEKALMRPGNISMLVAETGGVRVQNTSPALGSANIRLQGLYGRYTQLLSDGLPLYGGQTASIGLLQIPPTDLANVEIIKGPASSLYGGSALGGVINLISRTPNDEYEGEVLLNATSKDGQDITAYFAAPVNDKTRVSVTAGVHNQHQQDLDNDGWLDMAEYQRATVRPRMYWESEHGANLYVTVGAMHETREGGTKQGAVMPDGNPYAQNQDTQRLDTGFIFDSPLSDEVNLNIRGSAMQQDHQHVYGSVLEDDSHKSYLLESSVSGYVDSLAWLVGAAYQSDRFESDDFAMFNYSYHVPGLFSQIDYDATDDVSMSLSARSDWHSEYGTQFSPRASILYRPESWTIRGSYGKGFFAPTPFIEDIDDTGLSRLAPLENLQEETASTASIDISYTLNNIESSVTLFSSEIDNVTELQPINPEEFGGKTVRITNAEGQTDIRGAELLLRYRWHDIKLTGSYLYLDASKQNSNGIGSTPLDLTPKHSAGAVIMWEEHGRHLVGFEAYYTGTQHLENNPYRDKSEAYWHLGLLGQITFGRVSYFLNAENLLNVRQTKTDSLVLPQQDPSGRWTTDIWSRNDGFTVNAGIRIKFGH comes from the coding sequence ATGTACACACAAAAATCACGTTTAGCGCTCGCGCTAATGCTATCACCATCACTTTTAGTTGCTGGTGAAGGCCATCATGATGAGCATCATCACGAGCATGGCGAAAAGACAATTGAAAAAATCCAAGTGACCGCGTCCCGTTTAGGTCGCATCGTCACGGAATCAGCAACCCGTATTGAGCTAATAAACGGCGAAGAAATCCAAGAAAAAGCGCTAATGCGCCCAGGTAATATTTCAATGTTGGTGGCCGAAACAGGTGGCGTGCGAGTGCAAAATACATCGCCTGCGCTTGGCAGCGCAAATATTCGTTTACAAGGGTTATACGGCCGTTATACCCAGTTATTAAGCGATGGTTTACCACTTTATGGTGGTCAAACTGCCTCTATTGGTTTATTACAGATCCCGCCCACCGATTTAGCTAATGTGGAAATTATAAAAGGCCCAGCCTCATCGCTTTATGGCGGTTCAGCGTTGGGCGGCGTTATCAATTTAATTTCGCGTACACCAAACGATGAATATGAAGGCGAAGTACTACTGAACGCCACTTCAAAAGACGGGCAAGATATTACAGCCTATTTTGCCGCACCAGTTAACGATAAAACGCGTGTGTCAGTTACCGCTGGCGTGCACAATCAACACCAGCAAGACTTAGATAACGACGGCTGGTTAGATATGGCGGAGTATCAACGTGCCACTGTCAGACCGCGCATGTATTGGGAGAGCGAGCACGGAGCTAACCTGTATGTAACTGTTGGCGCGATGCACGAAACCCGTGAAGGCGGTACAAAACAAGGCGCAGTGATGCCAGATGGTAATCCGTACGCACAAAACCAAGATACACAAAGACTCGACACCGGTTTTATCTTCGATAGCCCACTGAGTGATGAGGTGAACCTCAATATTCGCGGCTCTGCAATGCAGCAAGATCATCAACATGTGTATGGCTCAGTATTGGAAGACGACAGTCATAAAAGCTATTTACTTGAATCAAGTGTCTCTGGCTACGTTGACTCTCTTGCATGGCTTGTGGGCGCTGCATATCAATCAGACAGATTTGAGTCTGATGACTTCGCTATGTTTAACTACAGCTATCATGTACCCGGGTTATTCTCTCAAATTGATTATGATGCAACGGATGATGTGTCGATGTCACTAAGTGCACGTAGTGATTGGCACAGCGAGTATGGCACCCAGTTTAGCCCGCGCGCATCCATACTCTATCGCCCTGAAAGCTGGACTATTCGCGGCTCATACGGAAAAGGTTTTTTTGCCCCTACGCCGTTTATTGAAGATATTGACGATACTGGTTTATCGCGTTTAGCACCGCTTGAAAACCTGCAAGAAGAAACCGCATCAACCGCATCCATTGATATTAGTTACACCCTTAATAACATTGAGTCGAGTGTTACCTTATTTTCCTCTGAAATCGATAATGTAACCGAGTTACAGCCCATCAACCCTGAAGAATTTGGTGGTAAAACGGTGCGCATCACTAATGCCGAGGGACAAACTGATATTCGTGGTGCGGAGTTATTACTGCGCTATCGCTGGCACGATATAAAACTGACCGGCAGCTACTTGTATCTTGATGCCAGTAAACAAAATAGCAATGGCATTGGTAGCACACCGCTTGATTTAACACCCAAGCATTCTGCAGGTGCAGTTATTATGTGGGAAGAGCATGGTCGTCATTTAGTAGGTTTTGAAGCTTACTATACAGGCACACAACACTTAGAAAATAACCCATACCGCGACAAGAGTGAGGCGTATTGGCACCTAGGTCTTTTAGGTCAAATTACCTTTGGCAGAGTGAGTTACTTTTTAAATGCAGAAAACTTACTCAATGTACGTCAAACAAAAACGGATTCGCTCGTGCTACCACAGCAAGACCCAAGCGGGCGTTGGACGACTGATATTTGGTCTCGCAATGATGGCTTTACAGTTAATGCGGGCATTCGAATTAAATTTGGTCACTAA
- a CDS encoding GNAT family N-acetyltransferase → MALIYQETVPSPEEFCEMRIKAGLSAKSLKAASIALPNSLYGISIRDGKQLIAMGRVVGDGACNFEVVDVAVDPAYQGCGLGREVMQYIDNYLASVALEGSYVSMIADEPAFYEKLGYRLVAPKSQGMTKKFIPIKE, encoded by the coding sequence ATGGCGTTAATTTATCAAGAAACCGTACCAAGCCCCGAGGAGTTTTGCGAGATGCGCATTAAAGCAGGTCTTTCTGCAAAATCGCTAAAAGCGGCAAGCATTGCATTACCGAATAGTTTGTACGGCATTTCGATACGCGATGGTAAGCAGTTAATTGCAATGGGGCGAGTAGTTGGAGATGGCGCGTGCAATTTTGAAGTGGTGGATGTTGCGGTAGACCCAGCCTATCAAGGTTGCGGTTTAGGCCGAGAGGTGATGCAATACATTGATAACTATTTAGCATCGGTCGCGCTTGAAGGCTCGTACGTGTCTATGATCGCTGATGAACCAGCCTTTTACGAAAAATTAGGTTATCGATTAGTAGCGCCGAAAAGCCAAGGTATGACAAAAAAATTTATTCCGATTAAAGAGTAA
- a CDS encoding glutathione S-transferase family protein yields MYQLYYYPLNASMAPHFILEALGVEYELIKVDRKNNQQKTIEYLALNPAGRIPTLIDNGTAIFESPAICIHLAENHPDANLIPPLGDINRPVFFQWMMYLTNTIQAELMVYFYPEKHTLDAQNATQIVEAQEARITDMLALLDNELKHKNYLVGQSVTACDFFLFMLCVWADEFKKPPLAFNNLARFLKNLAQHSAIKTVCEKEGLSLLDYQS; encoded by the coding sequence GTGTATCAGTTATATTATTATCCACTTAACGCCAGTATGGCACCGCATTTTATACTTGAAGCGCTGGGCGTAGAGTATGAGTTGATTAAGGTCGACAGAAAAAATAACCAACAAAAAACAATAGAGTATTTGGCATTAAACCCTGCGGGGCGCATTCCTACCTTAATTGATAACGGCACTGCTATTTTTGAAAGCCCTGCCATTTGCATTCACTTAGCTGAAAATCACCCAGATGCAAATTTGATCCCGCCATTAGGTGATATTAATCGCCCGGTATTTTTCCAGTGGATGATGTATTTAACCAATACGATTCAAGCCGAACTTATGGTGTACTTTTACCCTGAAAAACACACCCTAGATGCACAAAATGCAACTCAGATTGTTGAGGCGCAAGAAGCACGTATTACCGATATGCTCGCGCTGCTTGATAATGAACTAAAACATAAAAATTATTTGGTTGGGCAAAGTGTTACGGCCTGTGATTTTTTCTTATTTATGTTGTGCGTGTGGGCTGATGAATTTAAAAAGCCACCGCTTGCGTTTAATAACCTAGCGCGTTTTTTAAAAAACCTCGCACAGCACAGTGCGATTAAAACGGTGTGTGAAAAAGAAGGGTTAAGCCTTCTCGATTATCAATCGTAG